Sequence from the Cuniculiplasma divulgatum genome:
ATGCCATTAATCTTCTTCGATATGAGATGATCCAGCTTCAGGTATGATTTCATGGTCCTGAAAAATATCTCAATGGACCATCTCTGCCGGTATATGTTGTGTATATAGATGTCAGGCATGTCCATGATGTCTGTCAGGTAATCCCTCTGTTTTCCCCCAATCATGAGGGATACCAGCCTCATGACAATACCATTCCTGAATCTTATGATTCTTGAATGGGCATATTCCCTGATGATTTCATACCTGGCGTTCCTCTTGATTCTGGTAACAAACATTATGTTCCTGTTCTTCAGGTCCCTGAACCTTTCAAGATCATAATAGCCGAGATCGAATGTGAGTATGGATTCTCCCAGGAGATCCTGATCCATAGAGGAAAGTACTACATCGAATTCAGGGGAATCATTCATGTTTGCAGGAGTAACCACGGATTCAACGGGCAGGGTGAATGGAAATATTATGGAGGCACTGTGCATCTTGATCCCGTTCTCCGTTTTCTGCCGCCTGTATTTTCCAGATTCCCTGATTCGTGTTCTGATGAATGTTGAATCTATTCCCATAATGTTCAGGAATCTGCTGTATACGCTGTAGTTATGCGCCATTATGTACGGATACAGAAGGGAATAGAACATTTCAACGAATACCTGGTATGCTGTGATTTGCTTATTCCACTCCCCATTGCCATATCTGTTAAATCCTCATTCCTCATGGCGGATTTCACCAGCAGAACTGTGTGATCCAGAAGCTTGATCCTCTTTGAATTCAGATCGGTGAGTGTTTCCTGTGAAATATCGGAGCAGACATTCTTCAGCAACTTTCTGACAGGATCGGTCATAAATTAACAATTACATCATTGGATAAATATGACATCTGTCGGACAAATGATTAAATATTGGAAACAGGATTGTTCTATATGTCTGCATCCATGTATATAAATGAAATTCGACCAGGCACTTGCAATAAATGGCTCCGGCCAATGGTACCGTTGTATTCTGCAAATCCGCTTTTTTCTTGGCTTTTCTGACATGCGCCAGCCGGGACCATTTGAGGAGCCAGCATGAGCCAGTAATAGCGCCACTATCAGATTGTGGCGCGCCATGGTAAAATAGGCATTCACCGGATGATTGCAGTGTACAATGGAAACCATTGGTGTGGAGTGAGTTGAGCCAGTGGTGGATTCAAGTTACAGAAATCCTCTATTTCTATGGCTTTTCCGACAGGATGCATTTATGGCTACTGCTGAACCATGGTTCCGACAAGAGTTGTATTAGAACTTTCAGAATGTGTTTGAGAACCTCTGTTTTCAGGGATTCCTAAGGGAGCAAGCTTGGAACAAATTTGGAAGCCATATCAAACTGACGGCTAAGCCAGTGGTTCTGGATTGCTGGACATCGTAAATTACTTACCCATCAGATAGTTGCATGTGTACGATGGAGACCAGTGGTTCCGGGAGCCATTTCTGGAACCAGTGACGATGACCGTACATGTATCTATACTGGTGAGATGCATGACCCCAAAAACGTCCGGCTTAAGACTTGCAGTTTCTGGAAATTTTCGGTGAGACCTTTCTTAAAGGTGAGAAGATCGTCGGTGGCTAGAATCATGCCCAGCGCTTACTGAAGCCATGGACGGTGTGTGTATGGAAATTTACATCATATCCGAAGACTGAAGTATCAAAAGGGAAAAATCCCATTAACACACATACGATTACAGAAGTTGGGCCAAAATGGCTGTCATCCCATCTCCACAGTGAAGGCGTCTAACGAAATCTCAAAAATTGACATGAAATACGTCTGCATGCATGGAGAAAACAGAACATCCAGTCTATTTGAAATGATAGACTGAGTCTAATAAGAAATAGAAACCCTTATCCGCTGATTTTCCGTGCATAGTGAAATCCGATGATCGGTGGAATCAGGGAAGCAATCGGAAAATATCCCGGATATAACTGCACCTCTGATGATGTGAAGAAGGCAATGGATCTTACGCCCCCTGGATCAAGGAATAAAGATGCTTTCCAGTGTCTGGATGAGACGCGACAACGGCACTAAGTTTGTGATCAGATCTGTGCAGCTGTTCCTATGATCATTTAACATCGCAAATGAGAGGATACATCCTGCCACTCCAATGGAATGCACACATAGTATCATTCAGTTCCATACTGGAGAAGAAAGCGATAAGGAGGTTTGAGTTTTCTTCCTTCAAGGATCCAGGCAGCACAGTATCCAGGTTTATCTTATTCTACAGCAATGAAAGGCTGCACTCTGTGGCCAATTGCAGATTCCCTAGGGAAGTATATGAAAAATGGAAAGGAAACATAATAGAGGGATGGGCATTAGTCATAAGCCTGTCCACTCTCATAGAGGAACAAACCACTGACAATCATCCACATTTGGAATTTCAAGAAAAACGCAAATTATAATTTGCCTAATACAATCAAAGTAACATGGCATGGTATAAGATAGCCAAGGAAGGGGCCATGAAGGATGGGGACCTTTTCAAGGCAAACATAGAAGGAAGAGAGGTACTGCTTATAAGAGATGGAGCAAACTATTACGCAACATCGTGTTACTGCACGCACGAAGATTATGATCTCTCGGAAGGCTTCATGGATGATCATACTCTCATTTGCCCCAACCACTTTGCTGTTTTCAATCCAAAGGACGGCTCCGTGATCAGCCCGCCGGAGGGGTCAGGAGATATCGGCCCACTTCATTCCTACAAGACCAGGGTGGAAAACGGCCAGATAATGGTGGAGCTCTGACTGAAGCTGTTGTAACTGGTCGCGTATCTGAGGGCTGGAAGGCAGGATCCCCTGATCTTCACTCCCTCAATTCTGGAAAATTCTGAAAGCAAATTTCTTCATATGTGCAAATGTTAAAATTTTATGTTCAATAACTTACAAGCCTCAAATGTCCATAACTTCTGAAAATATAGCTGCAGAACCTCTAAAAAGACTGCATTTTCTCTGTGAAAACCTTCTTGCAGAAGGTGATCTCAATAAGATCAAGGAAGAAACTGCTAATGCCGTCCAGCTTGCTGACGAGGTTCCGGAACCGTTGAAGTCAGTCATTCTTGACCATTTGCACAGGATTCTTGGGTCCAGGGGGATCGACCGGGCTCATTATTACGTAAGATCCGTCATAAGAGACATTGGCAGTTCCGCAAGTGCCAGTTCACTGGAGTTCAACATAAATCTGTGGAAGGCCTACGACGAGATCAGAACAGACAGCCTCTGGATTCTTGGGAAGCGTGACCGGGAGGCAGGACACAAGGGATGGTACTGGGGAAATTTTGTCCCGCAGATTCCACACCAGCTGATGATGAGGTATACCAGGACATCTGACTGGATCCTTGATCCATTCTGCGGATCAGGAACTACGCTGATTGAGGCCATCAGAATGGAAAGGAATTCTGTTGGAATAGAGATAAACCCTGAGGTATATTCAAGGACCAGAGAGGCTGTGCAGTCACTGCCTCACGACGGAACAAGGGCGGAGATAATTCTGGGAGATTCCTACACTGTCGATCTGGTGCCAGTAATGGAAAGGAACGGAGTATCCAGCTTCGACATGGTGCTGCTGCATCCCCCTTACTGGGATATAATAAGGTTTTCAGATG
This genomic interval carries:
- a CDS encoding IS4 family transposase — encoded protein: MFYSLLYPYIMAHNYSVYSRFLNIMGIDSTFIRTRIRESGKYRRQKTENGIKMHSASIIFPFTLPVESVVTPANMNDSPEFDVVLSSMDQDLLGESILTFDLGYYDLERFRDLKNRNIMFVTRIKRNARYEIIREYAHSRIIRFRNGIVMRLVSLMIGGKQRDYLTDIMDMPDIYIHNIYRQRWSIEIFFRTMKSYLKLDHLISKKINGIMVQIFTALISYLILMMIQDMLSLFIGIPDLIRYIRHGIPLPFKSDGKTAIQYTI
- a CDS encoding Rieske (2Fe-2S) protein → MAWYKIAKEGAMKDGDLFKANIEGREVLLIRDGANYYATSCYCTHEDYDLSEGFMDDHTLICPNHFAVFNPKDGSVISPPEGSGDIGPLHSYKTRVENGQIMVEL
- a CDS encoding DNA methyltransferase: MSITSENIAAEPLKRLHFLCENLLAEGDLNKIKEETANAVQLADEVPEPLKSVILDHLHRILGSRGIDRAHYYVRSVIRDIGSSASASSLEFNINLWKAYDEIRTDSLWILGKRDREAGHKGWYWGNFVPQIPHQLMMRYTRTSDWILDPFCGSGTTLIEAIRMERNSVGIEINPEVYSRTREAVQSLPHDGTRAEIILGDSYTVDLVPVMERNGVSSFDMVLLHPPYWDIIRFSDDQGDLSTSPDMESFISRFTQIAKKSIAVLKSGGYMGLVIGDAYRDGEIVPLGFRCMDAVASLNMKIRGIIVKDIQNTRGKRSSENLWRYRALKSGFYVFKHEYVFVFQKP